Below is a genomic region from Culicoides brevitarsis isolate CSIRO-B50_1 chromosome 2, AGI_CSIRO_Cbre_v1, whole genome shotgun sequence.
ctataaattctttaacttttataaaataattttttttttcaacagattcttatatcaaattataaaaatgtatggCAAATTAAGGAGTTTCTGAAGAATTATCGGAGgattttacgataaaaatttaatgaagtttaaaaaataggcaaacattttaatatttcaaatctgccaatcaaaaaattgtcaaaaaatcgatcaatGGAAGAAGGAATAACACAAAAATGCCATTATcgatcaaatttattcaaattttttttatagtaatgAAAAAACAATAGTCCTGAGAGATAAATTGAACATCTGAACTGAATTGTATCAATTCAAAAAGACATCAGTTTTCTTAAGCGATGGACATTTATGGCAGCTGTCACCATcgaaatatggaaaaaaatctaaatatgaaaatttaacagtGACACACGTATTGAATCCATCATGCCAAcacaataagaaaaaattttcctccaacataattttttaagaaatttgtctaaaatctaaaatatgaaaaaatttcaagtttaagttttagttttttgaccAAAGTTAATAATcagttaaaattcaattttttcatacattttaaaatttgtattaaaaaatttgtgacaaaaaatattaatttcttctaatttttcaaaattatatacaaaaacatggaaatcctcaaaaatttcaaagaaaattgtatCATTTTAATTCGAGATCAATTAAGCAAAAAGAAGCAAGGCGACTCCATATCAAGGTCACATCGCACATAATGTTTGTCGTTAATTACTGACGTACTTTTCGTGGGAATTCTCAAAGCTGTCgaactcagaaaaaaaaataaaataaaaatatttttctcacacCTTCCGACGAGTCTTGTCacaaaaacaaacgaaaacgCGTGTGTGTGTTTACAAGTTGTTGTTAAACAAACAAGGAAACAATTTTGATTGACCCACAAAACATTCCTTTGTCGCATTCGGGGAACCTTATGtctacaatataaatttagacattgaaaataaaaatatttctgatcGATTTAGCAAAGGGAGTAATTAAAGGTATCGACGTCAAACGAAAAGTCTCTCGAGGAAGACATCACTCACTCCATTAAACCATTAACAAACAATAGATTTGGCATCAAAGGTCAAgaaatcgatgaaaaatgtaattttggaaaataaaagttgaactaaaaagcagaaaataagcaaaaatcgACAAGTGACTTCGAAAATGATCCAAAAATGAACAAGTaagtacaaaaatttcgaattttatttcttcaatttcctttgtttcaacaacttttcaacttttttcgcaGCTTTTTGGCTATTTTCAGCTGACAACATGTCCAAACACTCCTTCCGGAACTCCATATTTGtcgtaaaagtcaaaatatttccaattGAAGCCGCTACCGATTTGATATGTTTGATCGTGCGatcaatttttgccttttccgGATCCTTTTCTCGCTTCGACGGCATTTTTTCCGTTCAAAATCCTATTTTTGGAAGCAAAAACGGCACGTGTGAGCTTTGTTGTGACACTTAATTAAACGTCAAACACATGAAACAACCAAAAATTCGAAAAGCGAACACGACAAAAATGTTTACGAAAAAACATGTTCAGCTAATTACTGGAGGTCAAGCATTTTCTCGTTACCGTAAATGATAAACAATTTAGTCTTTGTCTAAGTCTTGCCGAAAAtagacgaaaaattaaagaatttgaaggaaaatgtTTCCAAATATTACTCAGACAATACTTTTGCAGGCAGCTTTTCAAGTCGTTCTTAATTCGttatgtaagaaaattttcgtttttttatgaaattttaatatttttcacaaaattttaataattttgtcaaaatttttaattttagcttcagAAATCGAGACTCACACAACTTGTGTCATCACTTCCAACGACTTTGATGGAAGCTTTTACGTAGAAACTCCAAATTTCCGGCTTGATTGTGATGAAAAAGTGCaagaatttgatttaaattcgaattttgtgcaaaaactCATGTTCGGAATCAATAATGGATGTGCtgtgagtaattttaaaaattttttcacgtcaaaattttctcaatttaattttttttcagtattttttagtATCACAAAGCTGTGTCCCGCAATTTCTTgaggtttttttcaaaacacacTTTTATTCGATGTCAAAATTTAGGAACAAAGTCCTCGTTATCATCGGAAATGGCCAAAATAATgacattttgaatgaaaaagtgaTCGTTGAAGGTACATTTTGagctttaaagtcaaaaatttcgattaaaaatattttttttcacagaaattcCTTTGACTTTACTACTTCAACcaagaaaaattgatgaaatcacggaaaaaagttcaattgatGTCTATTCTGCGTTCCCGTCTTCGCAAAGAGGTCAAATTCGGAATtcattcttcattaaaaataattcttttgcgtttcaaactcgattttttccaaaaatcctcGATTTGGAAGGCATGCGAATCGATGCTGGTTTCATCCATTTGCCGCCTTTTTCTTCGGGTGAAGTTGTTGCTCCAGGAAAAGGCAATGCCCACACTTATGGCTCAAACGAACTTTGGTCCATGCAATTGGGAGGTCAAGAAGGCACCATAATGGTTGaattttgcaagaaatttaattgcaaCCTTTATGCCCGTTTCGACTATCACGACTCACTTTGGGGCGAAATTTATCCGAATCTCACGGGACGCGGAATGCTCGGCGATATGGCGTTGCATGAAATTGAACTGGCAGTTGGTTCTTTTTATTTGGTGCATGGTCGATTTAAAACCGCTCAGTATTCGTATGTCGTGCAATTATCGTTTGTCACTCATGCCTTGCCCAAACCGAAGCCCTTGGCGTATTGGTACATTCCAATTTTACCGTTTTCGCCAATTGTGTGGGTTTGTTTCGTCGCGTCGCTCTTCATTGCCACAAATGCAATTCTTTTTTTGGACAAGGGACGCATCCAAATGCTCCCCAATTCGAAAATTAAGCCAGAATCCGGCGTAAATGCTTTTATCAACGTTTATCGCATCAGCATGTCACAAAATGTCTTGGTCCGATCGAATGTTGGCTCATCGCTCATCATGTACtcgattttcatgattttttgtctcacCCTCAATAGCTTCTACATCGGCGGATTGTCGAGTTTAATGGCTGTTTTGCCAACTGAAGGTCCCATTGACACAATTGCAAAGCTCGTTCAAAGCAATTTGGAATGGGGAACGACTTCCGACACTTTTTTGCTGCCCGTAATTCAATCCACGGATCCTGCTTTCGTGCGTTacgcgaaaaattttaaagttcacgCTGTCGAAGACTTTCATAAGCTCGTGAAACAACAACGAGCTGCTGTGATTGTTGAAACGATGCAAGGAGGGACGTTGTGCTATCAGCAGTACATCGATCGGAATGACTCGAAATTCCTCATGGTGCAAAAGGAACCACTTTATACGGCTTACACGGGAATAATTGCGAGCAAAACGTGGCCTTATATGGAACAGCTGAACCGAATTGTGATGATGCAAGCGGAAAGTGGCATCGGAGCGTATTGGGAGCACAAATCTGCGGAACAATCCATGGATTACGAGATTCAGAGGAATATCATTGCGAACACGAAGAACAAAGGAAGTCGTGAACCGGTAAAATTATCAGTTTCGCACATCTTGGGACCATTGTTTATCTTGTTGTTCGGGAATTTGTTTggatttgttgcttttttgatcgaaattttttggggaaaagataaaaaatttgttaaaactttCAAACGGAAGGTCACAGCAGTAATTTATGTGTTACGAgctgaacaataaaaataaaaatctttaaaaattcctttaaattcgggaaaaattacaaaaaaattgaattttaaaattaattttcaacttttatttttttttaaatttctataaaaatgtaaaaaaacttttttaaaattattttaggaaaaaattaaaaaaaatcttagttcagaaatgaaaattttgaatttttaatctctaaattaaattctttaaaaattttgattttttttaaatgtcttttaaaatgttacacattttgcttaattttgattttttaaaaatatttttgaaagaaaatttaaaaatcttagtttagaaatgaaatttttgaatttttaatgaaaattgaattctttaaaaaatttaatttttttttatttctttaaaaatgtgtaaaatcggctaaaattttataattttttgggaaaaaaattaaaaatattattttttaaaaagttttttaatccaggaaattataaaatttgtgttaCGTTGATTCTATTTCCAAacttttatcagaaaaaaaatttaaaaaaatattttttgtacttacaTGTCTTTGCAACACCGTTAAATACTCGATTTTCCTTCCttccttaaataaataaagtccttaaatatcgaaattttttattaaatttttccctcAAAACGTTTAACTGCAcaaattttctgtttatttgtAAACAAACTGCTGTCAAAACCACTTTTGGCGACTATCAAAAGTGTCGCCTCTCCCAAAAAACTCTCACAGCTGACGAAATTGTAAACAGAGAGGAGACGACTCGTGCTCCgggaaagacaaaaattaatcaaaatagaCGACAGTCCATTGTCACTCGTCATCGCATTTAAATCGGTCACCTTtcgaaacacattttttgtttataattggCAATCAACGCACAAAAAACcactttattttatcattcattcaaaattatttcgaaatttttgggCATTTCTAGTCGATTTTTAACGTTCGGACACTCGTAAAAGTGCTCGCAGCAATTTAATTATAGGAAATTTGtgataagaaaaaagaaatcaaacgacagtcaataaaaaaaagtccacAAAAGGCatttaaaagtcatttaaaaaatttgtttagggTAGAAGTGAGAacgggaaaaaaaattttaaaaaatgtctttgttGTTACGTAATTCGAGTGTTATCACAAGATTTGAAAATGCGTTGATAAAAGATACGGCACGGAGATTCTTCGCAAGTCGATCTTTGGGACATGATCGAGACAAGTAAGTGACATTTTTGTGCTAATTTTAGagaattatttgatattttcatgaaaaagagcaaacaataaaagttgttttgttctatttttgtgttgttttcattcatttctcaaa
It encodes:
- the LOC134832305 gene encoding uncharacterized protein LOC134832305; translation: MFPNITQTILLQAAFQVVLNSLSSEIETHTTCVITSNDFDGSFYVETPNFRLDCDEKVQEFDLNSNFVQKLMFGINNGCAYFLVSQSCVPQFLEVFFKTHFYSMSKFRNKVLVIIGNGQNNDILNEKVIVEEIPLTLLLQPRKIDEITEKSSIDVYSAFPSSQRGQIRNSFFIKNNSFAFQTRFFPKILDLEGMRIDAGFIHLPPFSSGEVVAPGKGNAHTYGSNELWSMQLGGQEGTIMVEFCKKFNCNLYARFDYHDSLWGEIYPNLTGRGMLGDMALHEIELAVGSFYLVHGRFKTAQYSYVVQLSFVTHALPKPKPLAYWYIPILPFSPIVWVCFVASLFIATNAILFLDKGRIQMLPNSKIKPESGVNAFINVYRISMSQNVLVRSNVGSSLIMYSIFMIFCLTLNSFYIGGLSSLMAVLPTEGPIDTIAKLVQSNLEWGTTSDTFLLPVIQSTDPAFVRYAKNFKVHAVEDFHKLVKQQRAAVIVETMQGGTLCYQQYIDRNDSKFLMVQKEPLYTAYTGIIASKTWPYMEQLNRIVMMQAESGIGAYWEHKSAEQSMDYEIQRNIIANTKNKGSREPVKLSVSHILGPLFILLFGNLFGFVAFLIEIFWGKDKKFVKTFKRKVTAVIYVLRAEQ